A genomic region of Acidobacteriota bacterium contains the following coding sequences:
- a CDS encoding YdcH family protein: MAEDLKHRLLETNPEYRELAFTHHTLDDRLHELESKVYLSDQEQVEEISLKKRKLHLKDRMEAILRQHGTTAHPLSV; this comes from the coding sequence ATGGCTGAGGACTTGAAACATCGGCTCCTCGAGACCAACCCGGAATATCGCGAGTTGGCCTTCACGCACCACACACTCGACGATCGCCTGCACGAACTCGAAAGCAAGGTCTACCTGTCGGACCAAGAGCAAGTCGAAGAGATCAGTCTCAAAAAACGCAAACTTCATCTTAAAGACCGCATGGAAGCCATCCTGCGGCAACACGGCACGACCGCGCACCCGCTGTCGGTCTAA
- the rimI gene encoding ribosomal protein S18-alanine N-acetyltransferase yields MIVERLATAADLDEVLAIEDASFNNPTTRDWYEEELKRPEVCHIYLLRTEACPVAAFCAFWRVADQIHINNLAVRPDSRGQGLATRLLTAVMAEAAGMGVERATLEVRRSNTPALRLYAKAGFVEVGVRRDYYTKPVEDALVLVGHVAR; encoded by the coding sequence ATGATCGTCGAGCGGCTGGCGACCGCCGCCGACCTGGACGAGGTGCTCGCCATCGAGGACGCCTCGTTCAACAACCCGACCACGCGCGACTGGTACGAGGAAGAGTTGAAGCGCCCCGAGGTGTGCCACATCTACCTGTTGCGCACGGAGGCGTGTCCGGTGGCCGCGTTCTGCGCCTTTTGGCGGGTGGCCGATCAAATTCACATCAACAACCTGGCGGTCAGGCCCGATAGCCGCGGCCAGGGGCTGGCCACGCGGTTGCTGACCGCGGTCATGGCTGAGGCGGCAGGGATGGGTGTCGAACGCGCCACCCTGGAGGTCCGCCGGTCGAATACCCCGGCGCTGCGGCTGTATGCCAAGGCCGGCTTTGTCGAGGTTGGGGTGCGGCGAGACTATTACACCAAGCCGGTAGAGGATGCCCTGGTGCTGGTTGGCCACGTCGCGAGATAA
- the tsaB gene encoding tRNA (adenosine(37)-N6)-threonylcarbamoyltransferase complex dimerization subunit type 1 TsaB, whose protein sequence is MFILALDTSTRGGSVAVTRDAELLALVPGDATRSHSERLPGEIEAALDQAGLQRGDIGLLAVATGPGAFTGLRIGLAVMQGLAMTLNRAVIGISALDALAAEVEGADLVAPWMDAQRGEVFAMLLDPTTGRTLESPLAGDPAAVLLAWRVHLEGRAAVFIGDATSRDAALIAAAGAGQWTTRTPPPLAPALARLAGMRAARGEAGLPHQLTPIYVRRPDVEIERERREQP, encoded by the coding sequence ATGTTCATTCTCGCCCTGGATACCAGCACGCGCGGCGGCAGCGTGGCTGTGACCCGCGACGCGGAGCTTCTGGCGCTCGTGCCGGGCGATGCCACCCGTTCGCACAGCGAGCGCCTGCCCGGCGAGATCGAGGCCGCGCTGGATCAGGCCGGCCTGCAGCGCGGCGACATCGGCCTGCTGGCGGTCGCCACCGGCCCCGGCGCCTTTACCGGCCTGCGCATTGGCCTCGCCGTGATGCAGGGCCTGGCCATGACGCTCAACCGGGCCGTCATCGGCATTTCAGCCCTGGACGCACTGGCCGCGGAGGTGGAGGGCGCGGACCTGGTGGCGCCGTGGATGGATGCGCAACGCGGCGAGGTCTTCGCCATGCTGCTCGACCCCACCACCGGGCGCACGCTCGAGTCACCGCTCGCCGGTGACCCCGCGGCCGTGCTGCTGGCATGGCGGGTGCACCTCGAGGGCCGCGCCGCGGTCTTCATTGGCGACGCCACCTCGCGCGATGCCGCGCTGATTGCCGCGGCCGGGGCGGGGCAGTGGACCACGCGCACGCCACCGCCACTGGCGCCGGCACTGGCGCGCCTGGCCGGCATGCGCGCCGCGCGCGGCGAGGCGGGATTGCCACACCAGCTCACGCCCATCTACGTGCGCCGTCCGGATGTCGAAATCGAGCGCGAGCGGCGGGAGCAACCATGA
- the pssA gene encoding CDP-diacylglycerol--serine O-phosphatidyltransferase yields the protein MESRHGSPLKLHAFNRGGHDRRALRRGVSLLPSLFTLANLFCGWACVVHAMRGEFATAAPFIGVAVVLDMLDGRIARMTGTTSDFGVQLDSLADLISFGMAPAVLAFQWGLVPLGRLGWAVGFVYLTAAALRLARFNIQTNTDKRYFIGLPSPAAAGLVAATIFYFPEGLAAKPWAWLGMVMLTVPALLMISTIKFQSFKTFDLGMPGGYRLLLVFAAFIGLLITYPHQVLIVIAYSYFASGFVGTLMSKLKGRSAEPAQPEAPQSHAARVTGENRSHP from the coding sequence GTGGAATCGCGGCACGGATCCCCCCTGAAGCTGCACGCCTTCAATCGCGGCGGCCACGATCGACGCGCGTTGCGCCGCGGCGTGTCGCTGCTGCCCAGCCTGTTCACCCTCGCCAACCTGTTCTGCGGCTGGGCGTGCGTCGTGCACGCCATGCGCGGAGAGTTTGCGACCGCCGCGCCGTTCATCGGCGTGGCCGTGGTCCTCGACATGCTCGACGGCCGCATTGCCCGCATGACCGGCACCACCAGCGACTTCGGCGTTCAGCTCGACTCGCTCGCTGACTTGATCTCGTTCGGCATGGCGCCGGCGGTGTTGGCGTTTCAGTGGGGCCTGGTGCCCCTCGGCCGCCTGGGCTGGGCCGTGGGCTTCGTCTACCTGACCGCGGCGGCGCTGCGACTCGCACGGTTCAACATCCAGACCAACACCGACAAGCGCTACTTCATTGGCTTGCCGAGCCCGGCCGCGGCCGGCCTGGTGGCGGCCACCATCTTCTATTTCCCAGAGGGCCTGGCGGCCAAGCCATGGGCGTGGCTGGGCATGGTGATGCTGACGGTGCCGGCGCTGCTGATGATCAGCACCATCAAATTCCAGAGCTTCAAGACCTTTGACTTGGGCATGCCCGGCGGCTACCGCCTGCTCCTGGTGTTTGCGGCCTTCATCGGTCTGCTGATCACCTATCCGCACCAAGTGCTGATCGTCATCGCGTACTCGTACTTCGCTTCGGGCTTCGTCGGGACGTTGATGAGCAAACTCAAGGGCCGAAGTGCCGAGCCGGCGCAACCCGAAGCGCCGCAGAGCCACGCGGCCCGCGTCACAGGCGAAAATCGGAGCCATCCCTAG
- a CDS encoding serine hydrolase — MTRSALAASVLVFGLVAVGLGAQDREAARRAVLARGKSLELPTTYVPPPGERVAHDASGYAKIMCTAVFVTGLDPAFAAENVGYFTAPYEVRATLGTPKIDRQAQTVEVTMPNGTVRVAKHVASQGCVTLPIGKTDVFFTPSIVTPKGSDPKTTPWPMGDLVPAGPAPVGVDMAKVQEAVAAAFDPAAMTGAFVVTYQGRIIAERYGENITPTTALESWSMGKSLSGTLMGILIKQGVYTLDQPAPIPEWQAAGDPRQKIRIRDILNMSSGLRILAPQDPDYDASGPYPDHLYYYTGSIDSFKYAATRPQQWPPATVGRYRNTDPVLTNYLVRMAVEQRGEDYHSWPQRALFDKLGIRTFVLDTDPYGNFLTHGYESASGRDWARIANLYLQDGVWNGERILPEGYARFVGTLAPAWVADNRPQYGGLFWVNGDGAWPAPRDMYFMSGVGGQQVLIIPSHQLAIVRLGHYKGGPAAGPATRRAVGLLVEAVPKG, encoded by the coding sequence ATGACCAGGTCAGCACTCGCCGCCAGTGTTCTCGTCTTCGGACTCGTCGCCGTCGGGCTCGGGGCTCAGGACCGGGAGGCCGCCAGGCGGGCGGTGCTCGCCCGCGGCAAATCTCTCGAATTGCCCACCACATACGTGCCGCCACCTGGCGAGAGGGTCGCGCACGACGCATCGGGCTACGCAAAGATCATGTGCACTGCGGTCTTTGTCACCGGGCTCGACCCGGCCTTTGCCGCGGAGAACGTCGGCTACTTCACGGCGCCCTATGAAGTGCGCGCCACGCTCGGAACACCGAAGATCGATCGCCAGGCGCAGACCGTCGAGGTGACGATGCCGAACGGGACGGTTCGGGTGGCGAAGCACGTCGCCAGCCAGGGGTGCGTGACACTGCCGATTGGGAAGACCGACGTCTTCTTCACGCCATCCATCGTCACCCCGAAGGGGTCCGACCCGAAGACTACGCCGTGGCCCATGGGCGACCTGGTGCCGGCCGGTCCGGCGCCCGTGGGCGTGGACATGGCCAAAGTGCAAGAGGCAGTCGCGGCTGCATTCGACCCGGCGGCCATGACCGGTGCCTTCGTCGTCACCTACCAGGGTCGGATCATCGCCGAGCGTTATGGCGAGAACATCACGCCGACGACCGCGCTCGAGAGCTGGTCGATGGGCAAAAGCCTGAGCGGCACCCTGATGGGGATCCTCATCAAGCAGGGCGTCTACACGCTCGACCAGCCGGCGCCGATTCCCGAGTGGCAAGCGGCCGGCGATCCGCGGCAGAAGATCCGCATCCGCGACATCCTGAATATGTCGAGCGGCCTGCGCATCCTCGCGCCACAGGACCCGGACTACGACGCAAGCGGCCCGTACCCTGATCACCTCTACTACTACACTGGCTCGATTGATTCGTTCAAGTACGCCGCGACGCGGCCGCAGCAGTGGCCGCCCGCAACCGTGGGCCGCTACCGCAATACCGACCCGGTCTTGACCAACTATCTGGTGCGAATGGCGGTTGAACAGCGCGGCGAGGATTATCACTCGTGGCCACAGCGCGCACTCTTCGACAAACTGGGGATTCGGACCTTCGTCCTCGACACGGATCCGTACGGCAACTTCCTCACGCACGGGTACGAGTCCGCGTCAGGACGCGACTGGGCGCGGATCGCAAACCTCTACCTGCAGGATGGCGTCTGGAATGGCGAGCGGATCCTCCCCGAAGGGTATGCGAGGTTCGTCGGCACGCTTGCGCCGGCGTGGGTCGCGGACAATCGCCCGCAGTACGGTGGGCTGTTCTGGGTGAACGGTGACGGTGCCTGGCCCGCGCCCAGGGACATGTATTTCATGTCCGGCGTGGGCGGCCAGCAGGTGCTGATCATTCCATCGCACCAATTGGCGATCGTGCGGCTGGGCCACTACAAAGGCGGACCAGCCGCCGGCCCGGCCACGCGCCGCGCCGTTGGGCTGCTGGTCGAGGCTGTCCCTAAGGGCTAA
- a CDS encoding phosphatidylserine decarboxylase produces the protein MFIDRAGLPFIGAALLVALLAGLWFGRSWSVPFLILAAFFVFFFRDPNRNVPTADNLVVSPADARIMAAGERVWPGAPQGEWQVVSMFLSPLDVHVNRTPVAGIVTRVEYHPGQFLPAFRKEAGQLNEWTEVWFDRPGGPIVARQIVGVLARRIVCRLQVGDRVAAGQRYGVMKFGSRMDLFLPLSATIRVKVGEKVVAGETTIATLES, from the coding sequence ATGTTTATCGATCGGGCCGGCCTGCCCTTCATTGGCGCGGCCTTGCTGGTGGCGCTCCTCGCAGGCCTGTGGTTCGGGCGTTCGTGGTCAGTGCCCTTTCTCATCCTTGCCGCCTTTTTCGTCTTTTTCTTCCGCGACCCCAACCGTAACGTCCCCACGGCCGATAACCTGGTGGTCTCGCCGGCCGATGCCCGGATCATGGCGGCAGGCGAGCGCGTCTGGCCCGGGGCGCCGCAGGGCGAGTGGCAGGTGGTCAGCATGTTCCTGTCGCCGCTCGACGTGCACGTCAACCGGACCCCGGTGGCCGGGATCGTGACGCGCGTGGAATACCATCCCGGCCAGTTCCTGCCGGCCTTTCGCAAGGAAGCCGGGCAGTTGAACGAATGGACCGAGGTCTGGTTCGATCGTCCGGGCGGTCCAATCGTCGCGCGGCAAATTGTCGGGGTGCTGGCGCGGCGCATTGTCTGCCGCTTGCAGGTGGGCGACCGCGTCGCGGCCGGTCAACGCTACGGCGTCATGAAGTTCGGTTCACGCATGGATTTGTTTCTGCCGCTTTCGGCGACGATTCGCGTGAAAGTGGGCGAGAAGGTCGTCGCCGGTGAGACAACGATCGCAACGCTGGAGTCGTAA
- a CDS encoding HAMP domain-containing sensor histidine kinase, protein MAFPSFIARSAQKLALGGAVAALAIWVAAEVVERTQLGPDLATSRARLQAEVSGQFAALGRRLDAAVSAVTLDAETMGIAQQGDAVATRRVFDQAAAGVKVSGDGVAITIYGARNQPLGWVGRSEDIPDARLTGSASQFLAQSTQGLQLVHVQPVVDPADPARHLGAIVAGAPLSPEGRAPMAGQDFLLETSIVPVSLRLQVEGAADAGPDAFIIRTPAGEPLAAVQLSDADLVASRQRIRDRRNAAEIALAAVLLLLFSGALLDWRRSTRSLRLAAALTLAVALLIIGARALLWIATRRVGLAEPALVPASLWSTTSGVLLASPVDFLLTGLAALGLMALATSTFALWRVAHRPGIGVVVVDRPVLAWFFLAVQVMAGAAVTALVVSYAAFLRTHVSQVTVDILRFAIEPRDWARLLVVVGLLALNAAVIGTAVLVLRAASSPWVFATSPRAWRWRGGVAWLVPAAILAWPGLTDTYAPLAPTLLAILFTAAAALTLHQLAPALPRGSRARRLLVALLALVLPSVVLYPSLVDAAERARRQLVAERYAPEVLNQRSDLRLKLSQALAEIDRIEALDAFVEVSDAPPVGPPPTGAAFHVWSQTSLASQRLTSSVELHNRDGAMVSRFALNLPDNAQGQPWNETSCEWEMLEEVSPFFSEERRLLHAGRAICAADGTGRRVVAGSVVVHSMLDYSNLSFITAQNPYAALMRSGQPAPEPRPRAEVEMYVYGWSRRVMYSSVEAPPPLTEDVFRRAYESREPFWTTITRGSAPLEVYVMSDRAAIYVLGTADPTAFGHVVTIAELVALAFAVFVLVLLGAALANFLLSRAPATGRALLAEVRASFYQKLFLAFVLSAVIPVLALALVSRAYMAQLMFADIESEATRLANVASRVVEDVGVQIGQSAVDDNIIVWLSRVIAQDVNIFEGAELLASSERDLFASGLLPTRTPDEVFRAILLDGQPSFVGREMAGGLEYLTAATPVRIPGGRQAVLTVPLTSRQQETQAQIEELDRRVLLAAVLFIMLGAGIGYYMAERIADPVNRLMRATRRIARGDLDARVLATSADELRRLVEAFNQMAADLQRQRQELERTNRLAAWADMARQVAHDIKNPLTPIQLNAEHLRRVHLDQGKPLGSVIDDCVGNILGQVRLLRQLSSEFSSFASAPEPNPVATNLSELVAEIIDPYRSGLAGRVTIETHVPAQLPPLRVDRMLVGRALTNVIENALHAMPGGGELTIAAALAPDRMAQLRITDTGIGMDADALARIFEPYFSTKAIGTGLGLTIAKRNTEANGGTIRVDSERGRGTSVTLTLPLA, encoded by the coding sequence ATGGCCTTCCCTTCCTTCATTGCCCGGAGCGCCCAAAAGCTGGCCCTGGGCGGGGCCGTGGCGGCTTTGGCGATCTGGGTGGCGGCCGAGGTGGTCGAGCGCACCCAGCTCGGGCCCGACCTGGCCACCTCGCGGGCGCGCCTGCAGGCCGAGGTGTCGGGCCAGTTCGCCGCGCTCGGCCGCCGGCTCGACGCCGCAGTCAGCGCCGTCACGCTTGACGCCGAAACGATGGGGATCGCGCAGCAAGGCGACGCCGTCGCGACCCGCCGAGTGTTCGACCAGGCCGCCGCCGGCGTGAAGGTCTCGGGAGACGGGGTCGCGATCACGATCTATGGCGCGCGCAACCAGCCGCTGGGGTGGGTCGGCCGCTCTGAAGATATCCCTGACGCCCGCCTCACCGGCTCGGCGTCGCAGTTTCTCGCGCAGAGCACGCAAGGCCTGCAGCTGGTCCACGTCCAGCCGGTCGTGGACCCCGCCGACCCGGCGCGCCACCTCGGCGCCATCGTCGCCGGGGCACCCCTGTCGCCCGAGGGTCGCGCACCCATGGCCGGCCAGGACTTCTTGCTCGAGACGAGCATTGTGCCCGTGTCGCTGCGCCTCCAGGTCGAGGGCGCGGCCGATGCCGGACCCGATGCGTTCATCATCCGCACCCCGGCCGGCGAACCCCTGGCGGCGGTGCAACTGTCGGACGCGGATCTGGTGGCGTCACGGCAGCGCATTCGCGATCGCCGGAATGCGGCCGAGATCGCGCTGGCGGCTGTGCTGTTGCTGCTGTTCAGCGGGGCCCTGCTCGACTGGCGGCGCTCGACGCGGTCGCTGCGGCTCGCGGCCGCCCTGACGCTGGCCGTGGCCTTGCTAATCATCGGGGCGCGCGCGCTGCTGTGGATCGCCACACGGCGCGTCGGGCTGGCCGAGCCGGCGCTGGTGCCGGCCTCGCTATGGTCGACGACCTCCGGCGTGCTGCTGGCGTCGCCAGTGGACTTTTTGCTCACGGGACTGGCGGCGTTGGGCCTGATGGCGCTGGCGACGTCGACCTTCGCCTTGTGGCGCGTGGCCCATCGGCCCGGCATTGGCGTGGTTGTCGTCGATCGGCCGGTGCTCGCGTGGTTCTTTCTCGCGGTGCAGGTGATGGCCGGCGCCGCGGTGACCGCGCTGGTGGTGTCCTATGCGGCGTTCTTGCGGACGCACGTCTCGCAGGTGACGGTCGATATCCTGCGCTTCGCCATCGAGCCGCGCGACTGGGCCCGTCTGCTGGTGGTCGTCGGCCTGCTTGCCTTGAACGCCGCGGTCATTGGTACCGCCGTGCTGGTCCTGCGGGCCGCCTCGTCGCCGTGGGTGTTTGCGACCTCGCCCCGGGCATGGCGGTGGCGCGGAGGCGTGGCGTGGCTGGTGCCCGCCGCGATCCTGGCGTGGCCCGGGCTGACCGACACCTATGCCCCGCTCGCGCCGACGCTGCTGGCGATCCTGTTCACCGCCGCGGCGGCGCTGACCCTCCACCAGTTGGCGCCGGCGCTGCCGCGAGGGTCTCGCGCGCGCCGTCTGTTGGTCGCGCTGCTGGCGCTGGTGCTGCCCTCAGTGGTGCTGTATCCGTCCCTCGTCGACGCCGCCGAACGCGCGCGCCGTCAGCTCGTGGCCGAGCGCTACGCGCCGGAGGTGCTCAACCAACGCTCCGATCTGCGACTTAAGCTGTCGCAGGCGCTGGCTGAGATCGATCGCATCGAGGCGCTGGATGCGTTCGTCGAAGTGAGCGACGCGCCGCCAGTGGGGCCGCCCCCCACCGGTGCGGCGTTCCACGTGTGGTCGCAGACCAGCCTCGCCAGCCAGCGGCTGACGTCGAGCGTGGAGTTGCACAACCGCGACGGCGCCATGGTGAGCCGGTTCGCGCTGAACCTGCCAGATAACGCGCAGGGCCAGCCGTGGAACGAGACCTCGTGTGAATGGGAGATGCTCGAGGAGGTCTCGCCGTTTTTCTCCGAGGAGCGCCGGCTGCTGCATGCCGGCCGGGCGATCTGTGCCGCCGACGGCACGGGCCGTCGCGTGGTGGCCGGCTCGGTGGTGGTCCACTCGATGTTGGACTACTCGAACCTGTCGTTCATCACCGCGCAAAACCCCTACGCCGCGCTGATGCGATCGGGCCAGCCGGCCCCGGAACCGCGGCCGCGGGCCGAGGTCGAGATGTACGTCTACGGCTGGAGCCGGCGCGTGATGTACAGCTCGGTGGAGGCGCCGCCGCCGCTGACCGAGGATGTGTTTCGACGGGCCTACGAGTCCAGGGAGCCGTTCTGGACCACCATCACGCGCGGCTCCGCGCCGCTCGAGGTGTACGTGATGAGCGATCGCGCGGCCATCTACGTGCTGGGCACCGCCGACCCCACCGCCTTTGGCCACGTCGTCACCATCGCCGAACTGGTCGCGCTGGCGTTCGCCGTGTTCGTGCTGGTGCTGCTCGGTGCGGCGCTGGCGAACTTTCTGCTGTCGCGGGCGCCGGCGACCGGCCGGGCCCTGCTGGCCGAGGTGCGCGCCAGTTTCTACCAGAAGCTGTTCCTGGCGTTTGTGCTGTCGGCCGTGATCCCCGTGTTGGCGCTGGCCCTCGTGTCGCGCGCCTACATGGCGCAGCTGATGTTCGCCGACATTGAGAGCGAGGCCACCCGGCTGGCCAACGTCGCCAGCCGCGTGGTCGAGGACGTCGGCGTGCAGATCGGCCAGTCGGCCGTCGACGACAACATCATCGTGTGGCTGAGCCGCGTGATCGCGCAGGACGTCAACATCTTCGAAGGCGCCGAACTGCTGGCGTCGAGCGAGCGCGACCTGTTTGCCTCGGGCCTGCTGCCGACGCGCACGCCGGATGAAGTGTTTCGCGCCATCCTGCTCGATGGCCAGCCGTCGTTCGTCGGCCGCGAGATGGCCGGCGGCCTCGAGTACCTGACGGCCGCCACGCCGGTCAGGATTCCGGGCGGACGGCAGGCGGTCCTGACGGTGCCCCTTACCTCGCGGCAGCAGGAAACGCAGGCGCAGATCGAGGAGCTCGATCGCCGCGTGTTGCTCGCCGCGGTGTTGTTCATCATGCTGGGCGCCGGCATCGGTTACTACATGGCGGAACGCATTGCCGATCCGGTCAACCGGCTGATGCGCGCGACGCGGCGCATCGCCAGGGGCGATCTCGACGCGCGGGTGCTGGCGACATCGGCTGACGAACTGCGGCGGCTGGTGGAAGCGTTCAACCAGATGGCCGCCGATCTGCAGCGCCAGCGGCAGGAACTGGAACGGACCAACCGGCTGGCGGCGTGGGCCGACATGGCGCGGCAGGTGGCGCACGACATCAAGAACCCGCTGACGCCAATCCAGTTGAATGCCGAGCACCTGCGACGAGTCCACCTGGACCAGGGCAAGCCCCTGGGCAGCGTGATCGACGACTGCGTCGGCAACATCCTGGGCCAGGTCCGGTTGCTGCGGCAGCTCTCGTCCGAGTTCTCGAGCTTTGCGTCGGCGCCAGAGCCGAACCCGGTGGCGACCAACCTCTCTGAGTTGGTGGCCGAGATTATCGATCCGTACCGCTCAGGCCTGGCGGGACGCGTGACCATTGAGACGCACGTGCCGGCGCAACTGCCGCCGCTGCGCGTGGACCGCATGCTGGTGGGCCGCGCCCTGACCAACGTGATCGAGAACGCGCTGCACGCCATGCCCGGTGGCGGCGAACTGACGATTGCCGCCGCCCTCGCGCCAGACCGGATGGCGCAGCTGCGCATCACCGACACCGGCATCGGGATGGACGCCGACGCGCTGGCGCGGATCTTCGAACCGTATTTCTCGACGAAGGCAATCGGGACGGGCCTCGGCCTGACGATTGCCAAGCGCAACACCGAGGCGAACGGCGGGACGATCCGCGTGGACTCAGAACGCGGCCGCGGCACCAGCGTCACGCTCACGCTGCCGCTCGCCTGA